The nucleotide window ACACCGGTACGGTAATTTGTAATTTGATAAGGATACAACTTCATGTTTTTTAAAAAACCAATGAGCAACAGATCAAAGCTCATTTTATTGTACGGTTTTCTTGTTTTAACGGCAGTGGCTGTTTTTTTCCAGTCACAAGGGCCTTCGCGCCTTAAAACCGAACATTTATGGACAAACAACAGCAATCCCGACGAGCTGAATGCGTTGCCTGCCTTGACACAAGAAAAAGTCTATTCGGCTCTGGCAAATGTTAAAGATCCTGAACTTCAGCTTAATATCCATGAACTTGGGTTGATTTATGAGATGAGCATTGTCAAAAGGGCCGTAAATATAATCATGACATTGACCACG belongs to Desulfobacula toluolica Tol2 and includes:
- a CDS encoding metal-sulfur cluster assembly factor, which codes for MFFKKPMSNRSKLILLYGFLVLTAVAVFFQSQGPSRLKTEHLWTNNSNPDELNALPALTQEKVYSALANVKDPELQLNIHELGLIYEMSIVKRAVNIIMTLTTPNCPFSKTFIQSIKKELLAIPEIETIKLSLTFDPPWTINRLAPEIRDQLIGVDQAPDHLQN